The following is a genomic window from Alkaliphilus sp. B6464.
CTGTTATAGACAAGATATCATACCTTACTGGGATTGTAGCGAAGATAATATTGGTTCGAAGAAATTGGCAGAAAAACTAGGATTTGAAAAAAGAGATCAATATAGATGCTATTGGTTCAATTTTTAGTTATAGCTAAAGGTAGATTATTAGCGGTTGCATATATAAACAAACATTTTGTATTAAACTCAGTAATGATAAGAGATAAAAACTTTCTTACACATAACTTTATAGATAAGATTTTAAATACAGGGGTTATAAGAGAAGGAGAAGATGAATGTTTCTGGACAGATGCCTTTTTTACCTCGCCTAGCGATATGGAGTCATTTATGGGTAAATTTAATGTTGAAATAATTGATCATATAGGAACTGACGGAATAAGTCCATATTTACGAAATGCTATAGATGAAATGAATGATGAAGAGTATAATGCATGGATATATTATAATTTAAAAAGTTGCAGAGAAAAGAGTATTCTAGGGATGAGTAATCATGGATTACTATTATGTAAAAAGAAGTAAATTACAATTTTAATGCTTATGTAATTAACATACAGATTAAATGTAGGCATTGCGGTCAACTGAATGATAAAGAGATAAGAGAAAAAGGCATAAAAATTAAGGATAGTGGAATAGTCTATTGGAAAGATATAATAGACTATAAATGGACTAAAGATGAAGAATTAGAGATTACCTTTCAGCCAATTAATCAATTTGCTTTAAAGAAAGAGAAAAGGTCAGCTACAATGGGCGGATACCTTATGGGATGCTGTAGTTATGAAAAAAATTTGTAGATAGAATAAATGACAAGCTATCTCTATAAATAAAATTTATAATTTTCAAAATAATTTTATAAATCTTTAGGAAAGGAACGTTGATAAACTAATAATTAGAATGCAAGAGTATGATTATGTATAATAATAATTATTTATATTGCTGAAAGTGAAGGTGTTATATATTTGAAACATACTAAGTAATTATAAATACCTTTTGTAATTTAGGATGAAACTACAAGCCGAAAGGAATGAGTGAAATGGATATAGTTTTTATTTTATTATTGGCAATTTTTCTATTTGCTATTATTTATTTTGCTGTTAAGTTAGCCATTACACCATTATTATATAAATCAGAGGAAGTCGTTACAAATAAACAAGATTTTAGTTTAATTTACTTACGAGACATAGAAATATTAAATAATACTGAACTTGAAGATGTAATTAAATTCTATAATGACAAAAACTGTAAAATGGAAGATTATAAGCAGTATCAAAAATATGTTAAAGTTTTAAATGAATTAAAAGAATTTGGTTATTATACTGATGAAGCATATTTCATTAAAGTAGAAAAACTGAAAAAACATTTTAAAATTAATTAATATTTTATCTAGAATATTAAAACGACTTTTATAAAATGAACTCCTAATAAACTTTTAGGAGTTCATTTTTGATCTAAGAAGTTTTTCTATAGCATAAAATATTACATCAAGTACAAGGAATTAAGAAAAATATGAAGAATGATATAAATGCATATATTTTCTAAACATTAATAAAAATTACTAATTCAATAGAACATCAAAACGATATTGATAGGAAGAATGTATGTATGAGATGGTTTTAACATAAATATTGTTTAAATCGGGGGAGAAACTAATGAGTCAAAATATATATGATAATGATGTATTTTTTGAAAAATATAGGGAGCTTAGAAATAACCAAAATAATTATAATACCCTTATAGAACAACCAGCGATAAAAGCATTGATTCCTGATTTAAAAGGAAAAACAGTTCTTGATTTGGGTTGTGGATATGGAAACAATTGTATTGACTTTATTAAGAAAGGTGCATTATCAGTTGTAGGCATAGATATTTCTCATAAGATGCTTGAAGTTGCAAGAAAAGAAAATTCAAATGAATTAGTAGAATATATGCTTATGGATATGAATGAAATCGGAGGTTTAACCCAAAAGTTTGATTTAGTTTTTAGTTCTTTGGCATTTCATTATGTAAAAGATTTTAAAAAGCTATTGTATGATATTAGAGTTTTGCTGAATGATGGTGGAATTTTGCTATATTCTCAAGAGCATCCATACACAACAGCACCTAAAATTGGCCCTACCTGGACAAAGGATGAGTTTGGAAACAAAATTCATTATAATTTATCTGATTATATGCATAGTGGGAAACGACATTCAAAATGGTTTATTGATAATGTTGAAAAATACCATCGTCCAATATCAGAGGTCATTAATTCAATAATATCTGAAGGGTTTATAATTAATAGTATAGTTGAGCCTGTTCCGGATAAATATGCTTTAGATAGAAGACCCGACTTTAAAGATGAATTTGATAAGACTACTTGTATTATTATAAAAGCAACAAAAGCCTAATAGATTAAGGTTTTAGAAAATATGTGTATTATGCTTTACCTACAAAAATCGTAATACATATTTATTTTACAAAGTAAAAATTATTAGTATTTTGTATGAGAGGAAGTGACTCTAGTGGAAAGAATAAAACGAATTAACTACTCGGTGCAGTTAATATAATCTGATAGCAGATTGTACCGGGATTGCAAAATTTGTTATCAGTTAACTGCACTGCTTTTCATCAAAGTAAATTATGAAAAGGAGCAGAGTTATGGATTATATGAAATTAAAAGAATACTGGATGTCAGAAGAAGAAAAAAGTTTTAAGGGCTGGGACTTTTCTTATATTAGTCAAAGAAAATTAGAGGAACCATTGCCATGGAACTATGATAATATAATTCGCCAATATCTAAAATCCAATTCTATACTGTTAGATATGGGTACTGGAGGTGGTGAGTATTTGTTGACTCTAAATCACCCTCATAATAACACATTTGTAACAGAAGCATACCCACCTAACTTTGAATTGTGCAAAAGAAAACTAAGACCATTAGGTATTGATGTTAGACAAGTTTTTGATGATAGCTGTTTGCCATTTGAAAATAGTATGTTTGATATAATAATCAACAAGCATGAGAGCTTTGACATCAAAGAGGTTTATAGGTTACTAAAGCCTACTGGTTTATTTATTACACAACAGGTTGGAGGTTTAAATAATAAAGAATTATCGAAATTTTTAATAAATGATTTTAAAGAGGTTATTAGTAGTGAACATAATTTAGAAAATAATTTGATGCTAGTTAAAAACCAAGGATTATCTATTTTAAAGTCAGAAGAATACTTTCCAAAGCTAAAATTCTTTGATATTGGAGCACTAGT
Proteins encoded in this region:
- a CDS encoding class I SAM-dependent methyltransferase; the protein is MDYMKLKEYWMSEEEKSFKGWDFSYISQRKLEEPLPWNYDNIIRQYLKSNSILLDMGTGGGEYLLTLNHPHNNTFVTEAYPPNFELCKRKLRPLGIDVRQVFDDSCLPFENSMFDIIINKHESFDIKEVYRLLKPTGLFITQQVGGLNNKELSKFLINDFKEVISSEHNLENNLMLVKNQGLSILKSEEYFPKLKFFDIGALVYFARVIEWEFPNFSVDSCFEKLCQLQSIIEQQGYIESEEHRFIIVAQKQI
- a CDS encoding class I SAM-dependent methyltransferase, producing MSQNIYDNDVFFEKYRELRNNQNNYNTLIEQPAIKALIPDLKGKTVLDLGCGYGNNCIDFIKKGALSVVGIDISHKMLEVARKENSNELVEYMLMDMNEIGGLTQKFDLVFSSLAFHYVKDFKKLLYDIRVLLNDGGILLYSQEHPYTTAPKIGPTWTKDEFGNKIHYNLSDYMHSGKRHSKWFIDNVEKYHRPISEVINSIISEGFIINSIVEPVPDKYALDRRPDFKDEFDKTTCIIIKATKA